One stretch of Streptomyces sp. R21 DNA includes these proteins:
- a CDS encoding bifunctional [glutamine synthetase] adenylyltransferase/[glutamine synthetase]-adenylyl-L-tyrosine phosphorylase: MTAPGRRSSTFTRLLRHGFTDPSAAERLLESAELAPIKADPVLLDALGATADPDLALLGLVRLVEAQDGHTAQQELLDTLIAAKPLRDRLLGVLGASAALADHLARHPRDWQALVMYEPQDLHPGVVEFERGLAEATDPVALRVAYRRCLLSIAARDVCGTTDIAQTAAELADLATATLRAALAIARAAAPDDAALCRLAVIAMGKCGGHELNYVSDVDVIFVGEATDGADEGKAVQAATRLASHLMRICSETTIEGTIWPVDANLRPEGRNGPLVRTLSSHLAYYQRWAKTWEFQALLKARPVAGDLELGEEYVATLAPLVWQAAERENFVPDVQKMRRRVVENIPAAEVDRELKLGPGGLRDVEFAVQLLQLVHGRVDTSLRSGTTLDALKALAEGGYVGRVDAVQLDDAYRFLRSMEHRIQLYRLRRTHLVPEGDADLRRIGRSLGLRADPIAELNREWKRHTSVVRRLHEKLFYRPLLDAVAQLSPTLEFARAGGPPSGETRLSAGAARERLVALGYADPAAALRHLEALASGVSRKAAIQRTLLPVLLGWFADSAEPDAGLLNFRKVSDALGKTPWYLRLLRDEGAAAENLARVLSAGRLAPDLLMRAPEAVALLGDGDAGGLAPRERGLLEQEVLAAVGRADGGEQAVTAARGVRRRELFRTAAADIVASYGTEESPAEADQGALVDRVGGAVSDLTAATLAGTLRAVVRDGWGDTLPTRFAVIGMGRFGGHELGYGSDADVLFVHEPRDGVDEQEASRAANAVVSEMRRLLQVSSADPPLLIDADLRPEGKSGPLVRTLKSYEAYYRRWSLVWESQALLRAEVVAGDLDLGQRFIELIDPLRYPAEGLGDDAVREIRRLKARMETERMPRGADPTLHTKLGRGGLSDVEWTVQLLQLQHGWEEPGLRTTRTRQALAAACAAELISSEDAAILDEAWVLATRVRNAVMLVRGRAGDTFPSDGRELGAVGRYLGYGPGHVGDMIDGYRRTTRRARAVVEELFYGG, encoded by the coding sequence ATGACGGCGCCGGGGCGCAGGAGCAGTACCTTCACGCGGCTGCTGCGGCACGGCTTCACCGACCCGTCGGCGGCCGAGCGGCTCCTGGAGAGCGCGGAGCTCGCGCCCATAAAGGCCGACCCCGTTCTGCTGGACGCGCTGGGCGCGACCGCCGACCCCGACCTGGCGCTGCTCGGGCTCGTCCGGCTCGTCGAGGCGCAGGACGGCCACACCGCCCAGCAGGAGCTGCTGGACACGCTCATCGCGGCGAAGCCGCTGCGCGACCGGCTCCTCGGGGTGCTCGGCGCCTCCGCGGCCCTCGCCGACCACCTCGCCCGGCACCCCCGGGACTGGCAGGCGCTCGTCATGTACGAGCCGCAGGACCTGCACCCCGGCGTCGTGGAGTTCGAGCGGGGCCTGGCCGAGGCCACCGACCCCGTCGCGCTGCGCGTCGCCTACCGCCGTTGCCTGCTCTCCATCGCCGCCCGCGACGTCTGCGGCACCACCGACATCGCCCAGACGGCCGCCGAGCTCGCCGACCTCGCGACCGCGACCCTGCGCGCCGCGCTCGCCATCGCGCGCGCCGCCGCCCCCGACGACGCCGCACTGTGCCGGCTCGCGGTCATCGCGATGGGCAAGTGCGGCGGTCACGAACTCAACTACGTGTCCGACGTCGACGTGATCTTCGTCGGCGAGGCCACCGACGGCGCCGACGAGGGGAAGGCCGTCCAGGCGGCCACCCGGCTCGCCTCGCATCTGATGCGGATCTGCTCCGAGACCACCATCGAGGGCACCATCTGGCCCGTCGACGCCAACCTGCGCCCCGAGGGACGCAACGGCCCGCTGGTGCGCACGCTGAGCAGCCACCTCGCCTACTACCAACGCTGGGCCAAGACCTGGGAGTTCCAGGCGCTCCTCAAGGCCCGGCCGGTGGCCGGTGACCTCGAACTCGGCGAGGAGTACGTCGCCACGCTCGCCCCCCTCGTCTGGCAGGCCGCCGAACGCGAGAACTTCGTCCCCGACGTGCAGAAGATGCGCCGCCGGGTCGTCGAGAACATCCCCGCCGCCGAGGTCGACCGCGAACTGAAGCTCGGTCCCGGCGGCCTCCGCGACGTCGAATTCGCCGTCCAGCTCCTGCAGTTGGTGCACGGGCGGGTCGACACCTCGCTGCGCAGCGGGACCACGCTGGACGCGCTGAAGGCCCTCGCCGAAGGCGGGTACGTGGGGCGCGTCGACGCCGTCCAGCTCGACGACGCCTACCGCTTCCTGCGCTCCATGGAGCACCGCATCCAGCTCTACCGGCTGCGGCGCACCCACCTCGTGCCCGAGGGCGACGCCGACCTGCGGCGCATCGGACGGTCGCTCGGACTGCGCGCCGATCCCATCGCCGAGCTGAACCGCGAGTGGAAGCGGCACACCTCCGTCGTACGGCGGCTGCACGAGAAGCTCTTCTACCGGCCGCTGCTCGACGCCGTCGCCCAACTCTCCCCCACCCTCGAATTCGCTCGGGCGGGGGGACCCCCATCGGGCGAGACCCGGTTGAGCGCCGGTGCGGCCCGCGAGCGGCTCGTCGCCCTCGGGTACGCCGACCCGGCCGCCGCGCTGCGCCACCTGGAGGCCCTCGCCTCCGGCGTCAGTCGCAAGGCCGCGATCCAACGCACGCTGCTGCCCGTGCTGTTGGGCTGGTTCGCGGACTCCGCGGAACCGGATGCCGGGCTGCTCAACTTCCGCAAGGTGTCCGACGCGCTCGGCAAGACCCCTTGGTATCTGCGGCTGCTCAGGGACGAAGGGGCCGCCGCGGAGAACCTGGCGCGGGTGCTGTCCGCCGGGCGGCTCGCCCCCGATCTGCTGATGCGCGCGCCCGAGGCCGTCGCGCTGCTCGGGGACGGGGACGCGGGTGGGCTCGCGCCGCGTGAGCGGGGGCTGCTGGAGCAGGAGGTGCTTGCCGCGGTGGGGCGCGCGGACGGTGGTGAGCAGGCCGTCACCGCGGCGCGTGGAGTACGGCGGCGTGAGCTGTTCCGTACCGCCGCCGCCGACATCGTCGCCTCCTACGGCACCGAGGAGTCGCCTGCCGAGGCCGACCAAGGTGCGTTGGTCGATCGCGTCGGCGGGGCTGTCTCCGATCTCACCGCGGCCACCCTCGCCGGGACCCTGCGGGCCGTCGTCCGCGACGGGTGGGGGGACACGCTGCCCACCCGGTTCGCCGTCATCGGCATGGGGCGCTTCGGCGGGCATGAGTTGGGTTACGGCTCCGATGCCGATGTGCTGTTCGTGCACGAGCCGCGGGACGGGGTGGACGAGCAGGAGGCCTCGCGGGCTGCGAATGCCGTCGTCTCCGAGATGCGGCGGTTGTTGCAGGTGTCGAGTGCGGATCCGCCGTTGCTGATCGACGCCGACCTGCGGCCCGAGGGCAAGTCCGGGCCGCTGGTGCGGACGCTCAAGTCGTACGAGGCGTATTACCGGCGCTGGTCGCTGGTGTGGGAGTCGCAGGCGTTGCTGCGGGCCGAAGTCGTCGCGGGGGACCTCGACCTGGGGCAGCGGTTCATCGAGCTGATCGATCCGCTGCGGTATCCGGCGGAGGGGCTGGGGGACGACGCCGTACGGGAGATCCGGCGGCTGAAGGCCCGGATGGAGACCGAGCGGATGCCGCGCGGGGCCGATCCCACGCTGCACACCAAGCTCGGGCGGGGCGGTCTGTCCGACGTGGAGTGGACCGTGCAGTTGCTTCAGCTGCAGCACGGGTGGGAGGAGCCGGGGCTGCGCACCACCCGGACCCGGCAGGCGCTGGCCGCCGCGTGTGCCGCGGAGCTCATCTCCTCGGAGGACGCGGCGATACTGGACGAGGCGTGGGTGCTGGCTACGCGGGTGCGTAACGCGGTGATGCTGGTGCGGGGGCGGGCCGGCGACACTTTTCCGTCGGACGGGCGTGAACTTGGGGCCGTGGGGCGGTACTTGGGGTACGGGCCGGGGCATGTGGGCGACATGATCGACGGGTATCGGCGGACCACTCGGCGGGCTCGGGCCGTGGTGGAGGAGCTGTTCTACGGCGGGTAG
- a CDS encoding MFS transporter: protein MYVADSRASTTAPATSAEGAARPRAGRRRAAVAPTVLALGTVSLITDVSSEMVTAVLPLYLVAGLGLSPLGFGLLDGVYNGFSALVRLVGGHLADRGGGRHKWVAGFGYGLSAACKPLLLLAHTLTPIGLILAADRTGKGLRTAPRDALISLSSTPETRGRAFGVHRAMDTAGALLGPLAAFLILRATVDGYDAVFTVSFCVAVVGVLVLVLFVPGTSVKKANASASVQKANASPSVQKAADRPTLRAALALLRRRDLRRIAVCALLLGLATVSDSFVYLLLQRRLGVPDRWFALLPLGTAAAFLLLAVPLGRLADRLGRWRVFLAGHGALLLAYGLLLSSWHGTALPYAVLVLHGCFYAATDGVLMAAASDSVPEELRSSGLALVQTGQALARFVCSLGFGAAWTLWGDRSALTLAAAALAGCAAVSFLLRPAPIAKAPA from the coding sequence ATGTACGTAGCGGACAGCCGCGCCAGTACGACGGCGCCGGCGACGTCCGCGGAAGGCGCCGCCCGGCCCCGTGCCGGGCGGCGCCGCGCCGCGGTCGCGCCCACCGTGCTCGCGCTCGGCACGGTCAGCCTGATCACCGACGTCTCCTCGGAGATGGTCACGGCGGTGCTCCCGCTGTACCTGGTGGCGGGCCTCGGCCTCTCGCCGCTGGGCTTCGGGCTCCTCGACGGCGTCTACAACGGCTTCTCGGCGCTGGTCCGCCTGGTCGGCGGGCATCTGGCCGACCGCGGGGGCGGCCGCCACAAGTGGGTGGCGGGCTTCGGCTACGGGCTCTCGGCAGCGTGCAAACCCCTGCTTCTGCTGGCCCACACCCTCACGCCCATCGGCCTGATCCTGGCCGCCGACCGCACCGGCAAGGGCCTGCGCACGGCCCCGCGCGACGCCCTCATCTCCCTGTCGAGCACCCCCGAGACACGCGGCCGCGCCTTCGGCGTGCACCGCGCCATGGACACGGCGGGCGCACTCCTCGGCCCCCTGGCCGCCTTCCTGATCCTGCGGGCGACGGTGGACGGATACGACGCCGTGTTCACGGTCAGCTTCTGCGTGGCCGTGGTCGGGGTGCTGGTACTGGTGCTGTTCGTGCCGGGCACTTCTGTAAAGAAGGCGAACGCGAGCGCTTCGGTACAGAAGGCGAACGCGAGCCCTTCGGTACAGAAGGCGGCGGATCGCCCGACCCTGCGCGCCGCCCTCGCCCTGCTGCGCCGCCGCGACCTGCGCCGTATCGCCGTATGCGCCCTGCTGCTCGGCCTGGCGACGGTCAGCGACTCCTTCGTCTACCTGCTGCTGCAACGACGCCTGGGCGTCCCCGACCGCTGGTTCGCGCTGCTCCCGCTCGGCACGGCGGCCGCGTTCCTGCTGCTGGCCGTTCCGCTGGGGCGGCTGGCCGACCGGCTCGGCCGCTGGCGGGTCTTCCTCGCGGGCCACGGCGCCCTGCTCCTCGCGTACGGCCTGCTGCTGTCCTCGTGGCACGGCACCGCGCTGCCGTACGCCGTCCTCGTACTGCACGGCTGCTTCTACGCGGCGACCGACGGCGTCCTGATGGCCGCCGCGTCCGACAGCGTGCCCGAGGAGCTGCGGTCCTCCGGGCTCGCCCTGGTGCAGACGGGGCAGGCACTGGCGCGGTTCGTGTGCTCGCTCGGGTTCGGCGCCGCGTGGACGCTGTGGGGCGACCGCAGTGCCCTCACCCTCGCGGCCGCCGCGCTCGCGGGCTGCGCCGCGGTCTCGTTCCTGCTCCGCCCCGCCCCGATCGCGAAGGCCCCCGCATGA
- a CDS encoding VOC family protein has translation MDMTLEVILMPVSDVDRAKEFYRDKVGFHVDLDSEVMEGVRIVQLTPPGSGCSIALVDGLQIPTGSPQPGTYHGMQLVVTDAKAAYDELTARGLEVTEPQAFSPQDGGTFMYFKDPDGNGWAIQEYRKRAAEPLHQLLREQARQAGGPAQ, from the coding sequence ATGGACATGACGCTCGAAGTGATCCTGATGCCGGTCTCCGACGTGGACCGGGCGAAGGAGTTCTACCGCGACAAGGTCGGTTTCCACGTCGATCTCGACAGCGAGGTGATGGAGGGGGTGCGGATCGTGCAGCTGACCCCGCCGGGGTCCGGCTGTTCGATCGCACTGGTCGACGGGCTGCAGATCCCGACGGGGTCGCCGCAGCCGGGGACGTACCACGGGATGCAGCTGGTCGTCACGGACGCCAAGGCGGCGTACGACGAGCTGACGGCCCGCGGCCTGGAGGTCACCGAGCCGCAGGCGTTCTCGCCGCAGGACGGCGGCACGTTCATGTACTTCAAGGACCCGGACGGCAACGGCTGGGCGATCCAGGAGTACCGCAAGCGGGCCGCGGAGCCGCTGCACCAGCTGCTGCGCGAGCAGGCTCGGCAGGCGGGCGGACCGGCGCAGTAG
- a CDS encoding TolB family protein, whose amino-acid sequence MTRRNRVLVLVAAVLVLAVVAVASVLHASARADRRNQAQPGGPRITAGTVALTGGGRMVFRNMAWGPHRDELTTVPASDPAGARTASKVKCLRFYAASGTGVCLQAVHGAMQDTYRAVILDARLKERAHYDVPGIPSRARVSPSGRFAAWTAFVGGDSYAGTNFSTRAAIVDTRTGKLTPSLEAYRIVKDGRTYRAADTNFWGVTFAADDRTFYATLATKGSTYLVRGDLRSRTVTTLHANVECPSLSPDGTRVAYKKRAKGLPKDAPWRLYVLDLRTLRETPLAERRSVDDQAVWRDDHTLVYALPGDYGADLYEVPADGTGTARRISTAAVSPVFLH is encoded by the coding sequence ATGACACGCCGCAACCGCGTCCTCGTGCTCGTCGCGGCTGTTCTCGTCCTCGCCGTCGTCGCCGTCGCCTCCGTCCTGCACGCCTCCGCGCGCGCCGACCGCAGGAACCAGGCGCAACCGGGCGGCCCACGCATCACCGCGGGCACGGTCGCGCTGACCGGCGGCGGGCGGATGGTGTTCCGGAACATGGCGTGGGGCCCGCACCGCGACGAGCTGACGACGGTCCCGGCGTCGGACCCGGCGGGAGCGCGCACGGCGTCGAAGGTCAAGTGCCTGCGCTTCTACGCCGCTTCGGGCACCGGAGTCTGCCTCCAGGCGGTGCACGGCGCGATGCAGGACACCTACCGGGCCGTGATCCTCGACGCGCGCCTGAAGGAGCGGGCGCACTACGACGTGCCGGGCATTCCGTCGCGCGCCCGGGTCTCCCCCAGCGGCCGTTTCGCCGCGTGGACGGCGTTCGTCGGCGGCGACTCGTACGCGGGCACGAACTTCTCGACGCGGGCGGCGATCGTCGACACCCGCACGGGGAAGCTGACCCCGTCCCTGGAGGCGTACCGCATCGTGAAGGACGGCCGGACGTACCGTGCGGCGGACACCAACTTCTGGGGCGTCACCTTCGCCGCCGACGACCGCACCTTCTACGCCACGCTGGCGACGAAGGGCAGCACCTACCTGGTCCGGGGCGACCTGCGCAGCCGTACGGTCACCACGCTGCACGCGAACGTCGAGTGCCCGTCCCTCTCCCCCGACGGCACCCGCGTCGCCTACAAGAAGCGCGCGAAGGGCCTTCCGAAGGACGCGCCCTGGCGGCTGTACGTCCTGGACCTGCGCACCCTGCGCGAAACCCCTCTCGCCGAGCGGCGCAGCGTCGACGACCAGGCGGTCTGGCGGGACGACCACACCCTGGTCTACGCCCTCCCCGGCGACTACGGGGCGGACCTGTACGAGGTCCCGGCGGACGGCACGGGGACGGCCCGGCGCATCAGCACCGCTGCGGTCTCCCCGGTGTTCCTGCACTGA
- a CDS encoding alkaline phosphatase family protein yields the protein MYRRSRALVASAIAFTAAAVGLWTGLGGSSEAHAATGVPTPDHVIVVVFENHAYSQVIGSSSAPYINSLKTGGANLSQSFGETHPSQPNYYALFSGSTQGITDDSCVTPGFSSAPNLASELIAAGKTWASYNESLPSQGSTTCSSGNYARKHNPWIGFSNVPTSSAKTFAQFPTDYTTLPQVSFVVPNLCSDMHDCSVSTGDTWLKNNLGAYATWAKTHNSLLVVTFDEDNRLSGNRIPTVLYGQQVTAGSSSTTTYNHYDLLRTLEDMHGLPHAGNAASGKDFTGIWTS from the coding sequence GTGTACCGACGCAGCCGTGCCCTCGTGGCGTCCGCCATCGCCTTCACCGCGGCCGCGGTCGGTCTCTGGACCGGCCTCGGCGGCTCGTCCGAGGCGCACGCCGCGACCGGGGTCCCGACCCCGGACCACGTGATCGTCGTGGTCTTCGAGAACCACGCCTACAGCCAGGTGATCGGCTCCTCCAGCGCCCCCTACATCAACTCGCTCAAGACCGGGGGCGCCAACCTCTCCCAGTCGTTCGGCGAGACGCACCCGAGCCAGCCGAACTACTACGCCCTGTTCTCCGGCTCGACCCAGGGCATCACGGACGACAGCTGCGTCACGCCCGGCTTCTCCTCCGCCCCGAACCTCGCCTCCGAGCTGATCGCCGCGGGCAAGACCTGGGCGAGCTACAACGAGAGCCTGCCCAGCCAGGGTTCGACGACGTGCAGCAGCGGCAACTACGCGCGCAAGCACAACCCGTGGATCGGCTTCAGCAACGTGCCGACGTCCAGCGCCAAGACCTTCGCGCAGTTCCCCACGGACTACACGACGCTCCCGCAGGTCTCCTTCGTCGTCCCCAACCTGTGCAGCGACATGCACGACTGCTCGGTGTCCACCGGTGACACCTGGCTGAAGAACAACCTGGGCGCCTACGCCACCTGGGCCAAGACCCACAACAGCCTGCTCGTCGTCACCTTCGACGAGGACAACCGGCTGTCCGGCAACCGCATCCCTACGGTCCTCTACGGCCAGCAGGTGACCGCCGGCTCCTCGTCCACCACCACCTACAACCACTACGACCTGCTGCGCACGCTGGAGGACATGCACGGCCTCCCGCACGCGGGCAACGCCGCCTCCGGCAAGGACTTCACGGGTATCTGGACGTCCTGA
- a CDS encoding FG-GAP and VCBS repeat-containing protein encodes MHIPLRRVLACAATAALAAGGLAAGTAQAATTSTAAAPAKRLVDDFNGDGYRDVVVNLPMHRTSSLVNSGAVLVLYGSASGLSSTHRKLITQATTGVPGTPEALDWWGDDTTTGDYDGDGYADLAVSGPGEDITSGGTTDENAGQVTLIWGGPDGLTKHGATTAKLGTTTDTHLQTGSDLVSGDFNGDGKQDLVVGTRGTRETGAVALGPITRTGTPASVKPLGLDPGISWADPMVAAGDLTGDGVTDLLVSWTTGTLEPTDKIHVLRGGAGGFTDAGYLKDATGNPLNHREGSPLAVGDLDHDGRADVVVPQPEKLNYKGQFVVVYGGTNGQDATRKPVTFHQDTPGVPDSNSDVGTDLFADDVTVGDVNGDGYGDVIAASPAENHSNLTNPGKVTVLRGGPGGLTGTGATAFTQSTSGVPGVPLADGSFGMGVKAVDVNGDGRSDALIGVAGVDEAGVNAVDGGLYTLPGSSTGTTGTGAKEFTPTALGIPAGSALRLGTSFNH; translated from the coding sequence GTGCACATACCTCTTCGGCGCGTACTCGCCTGCGCCGCCACGGCCGCGCTGGCCGCGGGCGGCCTCGCCGCCGGCACGGCCCAGGCCGCCACGACCAGCACGGCCGCCGCCCCGGCGAAGCGGCTCGTGGACGACTTCAACGGCGACGGCTACCGCGATGTCGTCGTGAACCTGCCCATGCACCGGACGTCGTCGCTCGTCAACAGCGGCGCCGTGCTCGTCCTCTACGGCTCCGCGAGCGGCCTCAGCAGCACCCACCGCAAGCTGATCACCCAGGCGACCACGGGAGTTCCCGGCACCCCCGAGGCCCTCGACTGGTGGGGCGACGACACCACCACCGGCGACTACGACGGCGACGGCTACGCCGACCTGGCGGTCTCGGGCCCCGGCGAGGACATCACGTCCGGCGGCACCACCGACGAGAACGCCGGCCAGGTCACGCTCATCTGGGGCGGGCCGGACGGCCTGACCAAGCACGGCGCCACCACCGCCAAGCTCGGCACCACCACCGACACGCACCTCCAGACCGGCTCGGACCTCGTCTCCGGCGACTTCAACGGCGACGGCAAGCAGGACCTCGTCGTCGGAACGAGGGGCACCCGCGAGACCGGGGCGGTGGCGCTCGGCCCCATCACCCGCACCGGAACGCCCGCGTCCGTCAAGCCGCTCGGCCTCGACCCCGGCATCTCCTGGGCCGACCCCATGGTCGCCGCCGGCGACCTGACCGGCGACGGCGTCACCGATCTGCTGGTGTCGTGGACCACCGGCACCCTGGAGCCCACCGACAAGATCCATGTGCTGCGCGGCGGCGCCGGCGGGTTCACTGACGCCGGATACCTCAAGGACGCGACCGGCAACCCGCTGAACCACCGCGAGGGATCGCCGCTGGCCGTCGGCGACCTCGACCATGACGGCCGGGCCGACGTGGTCGTCCCCCAGCCGGAGAAGCTGAACTACAAGGGCCAGTTCGTCGTCGTCTACGGCGGCACGAACGGCCAGGACGCGACCCGGAAGCCGGTCACCTTCCACCAGGACACGCCCGGCGTGCCCGACTCGAACTCCGACGTCGGCACCGACCTCTTCGCCGACGACGTCACCGTCGGCGACGTGAACGGGGACGGCTACGGGGACGTCATCGCCGCCAGCCCCGCTGAGAACCACAGCAACCTGACGAACCCCGGCAAGGTGACGGTCCTGCGCGGCGGCCCGGGCGGGCTCACCGGCACCGGCGCCACCGCGTTCACCCAGAGCACGTCGGGCGTGCCGGGTGTCCCGCTCGCCGACGGCTCGTTCGGCATGGGCGTCAAGGCCGTCGACGTCAACGGCGACGGCCGCTCCGACGCGCTCATCGGCGTCGCGGGAGTCGACGAAGCGGGCGTGAACGCCGTCGACGGCGGCCTGTACACCCTGCCCGGCAGCTCCACGGGCACCACAGGCACCGGCGCCAAGGAGTTCACCCCGACCGCCCTCGGCATCCCCGCGGGCAGCGCCCTGCGCCTGGGCACCTCGTTCAACCACTGA